Sequence from the Equus caballus isolate H_3958 breed thoroughbred chromosome 6, TB-T2T, whole genome shotgun sequence genome:
ATATCTCCATCAAATAAACAGTATCATTAGCTCTAGTTTACGGACAAGGGGAAATCTGGAGCTTTGGTGGATTAAGCAACTTGTGCAGTTGCTTGGTTGTAAATGTAAAAATGGTGGGGCCAGGATTTTAAACCCAGGGCTCTGCCCTTAACTGCAAAGCCCCACCGAGAAGCTACAATACGGAGGACACCGCAACGGCCTTGGGCTATGAGCTCCTAAACAATGGGTATGTGGACCTCAGGACAAGCCCCGTCAGGTGCCCAGGCCAGAGCAAACGAACACGGGCACCAAACTAATCTATGTTACCTCAGCACTGCAAAGAATCAATGTGCCAATGCATGGAGGCCCAGAGACACCCTGTGACTTGCCTACAGTCACACAGCAGGTCTGTGTTAAATGATCCTGGATGATCACGACCCTGTGGGTCTTAGAGAGCAAAAGTCCAGGGTCACAGTGGCTTGACTCTCACCGAGTAACATGAGCCAAGGGTTCAAATCTCATCTTGTCGCCAAAGCTCTCGGTTTCCCTTCTAAAACTTTGCGGTGATATACAAGAGGAATGAGATGCCTGGGGTTCTGGGTCCGGCCTTCCCTGCTGCCCCAtcctgctgcctcctccatgGCTTGCCCATCTTCAATCCAAACCTCCTACCTTTAGTTCGCGGGAAGCCACTTTGAAGGCAAGGTCAGTGACGCTGCCGGCGGCCCAACGGGCTGCATTGGAGGAGTGCAGCTCATTCCAGATGGTGTCAGTATCCACCTGTGGGGGCCAGAGTCAGGGCCCGCATCATCCAAGGCTTCCCACAGGAGCCAGGGCCCATGGGGTGGTGCCCATCCCACGGCCAAGACcccaggggcagggagctgggcagACAGTGCTGCCTCCCCAGTGCCCCACCGCCCAAAGGCAAGGCCTCCTGTGTCCCCCAATCCCAGCATGACTTCTCCTTCCCAGCTTCAGTCCACATCACTGGCCTGTTTCTGGCCAGCACTCTGCAGGCAGCATCGTGCCTGCCTCCCCGGTCAGAGGAGGGGGCATGGCGTTACCTGGGCGGGACTTGGGGTTTGGGCCGGGAGGGGGTTTTAAGCCCCAGCTGACTCTGCTCAGGCCCTGCGGGACGGTCGGAGCTCGAGGGGCCGTCTGCACCACTGTCTTCCACTCAGGGCCCCTAGCCCAGGCTGGGGGGCCCCCCAAACCCAGTCCCTGGGCCTCAAGGCTAGGGAGGGGCCGGGGGGCAtgatggggagatggggagggcgAGGCGGACCAAGAGAGgcgaggaaggcagagagagtcgcaagaggctggagaaagagagagagagagagacagagagggagaggtgggaggagaaaacagaagcaacaaTAGTTGGAAAAATCAGAAAGTGGCAAGAAATGGGAAGTCGTGAATGGGGCGCTGACTGGCTCCCAACAGCCCCCCAGCTACAGCTCCCATTTCCCTCCAGAACTGggcctccagccctgcctccacACACCTGGCTGGGAAACCACTGCGGGGGCCTTTCCAGGAGAGGAGAGCACTgccagaggaggcaggaagcccccaagcagggtgaggagggagggaggaaagctgGGGAATGGGAGGGAAGTGCCTGCGTCACCAAGGACACTGGAGGCACCCCCACTGACCCGGCTCAGGCACCCCGACTCTGCCCGGAGGCGGCAGCGTGGAATGGCCCATGTGACCACCGGGATCTTACGACAGGAGATGACCCTGAGCCCCCATCTTGGCCCTGCTCTTGAGCCTCACTCAACATTTACCAAACACCTTCTAAGTGCGAGACACAGGGCTCCTCATTCAGGAGACACTGATGGGTCAAGGACACACCTGTCCACAAGGAGCTTCTAGCCAGCAGAGGGGCATTAGGGGACAGTCCCTCGCCCGCAGGCTCTGGCAGAAGCACAAGAACAAGCtggcaggggctgggcctgggagaACGGAAGGGAGGAGATCCGAGAGCCCATGGCAATGCCTGCTCGAGACCCCCGGGCACACTTACCCCAACCCCACCACAGGGCAGCATCACAAACATCCGCTGTGCCAGGAGCCCTGCGGGGAGAGGCCCAGTGAGTGTGAGCTGAGCCCTCTCAGGCCCCTGCCTGGCGGGAGCAGGGAGGCCCTGCAGGGAGGGCCAGGGCGGGCACGCAGggcggggtggggctgggcagcaGGGGCCTAGGAGAGGATTGGGGATGTCCGGAATGCTGGAGGGACaggctgggcagagctgggacacaAGCGCACAGGGAGTGGGCGGACTGGGTGAGCCTGGGGAGGTGTGGTGGGGGGCCCCAGACGCCATTGGGCCCCTACCTGCCAGCTTCCCGTTGTCCAGTTTGAGGCGGCTGAGCGGGTTGGTGCCATAGAGGAGCACGTGCCGCTCGGAATGCACAGACTGCAGCTCCTCCAGGGAGGCCTTCCGGCCCCGGAGACACTGGGGAAGGCCCACAGAGCTCAGCCCCCGCTCAGCCCCTTGCCTGCACGACCGCCACCCGCCTGGCCCCTCATCTGCTGGCTCCAgggcctcccaccccctccctgccctcactcTCCCCTCTTCCGATTCCCGATTTCGAAGCCCACACCCTGCCTCCTCACCTCACACTGGCTCCGCAGCCCCCGCTCCTGCAGCCGGGACCAGATGCTCTGGATGCGGCCAGCATGCTCTGGGTGCCTGCTGTTGTCTCCGCAGGAACACTGGTGCTTCAGCATTACGGAGTCATAGACCAGCCCTGCCGGGAGCAGGGGTCAGGGCCCAGATCGCAGATGGATCtcctccacccttcccctctgggccaTGGGCTGCAGACGGAGCACATGCCAGTACCCCACAGCCAGCGCCCACATGGAGCCAGGCCCGGCAACCCCCCTACACCCGCACAGTCCCGCATACCCCATCGTGCCCCTTCACACCCGTACGCACACCCCCAGCCACTTACCCAGGCAGCCTCAGGCACCTCACACACACCCCAACACAGCCCCAGACAACACGACTGCCACATGGCCACTGCCTTCCCAACACATTGACCTCCTCACGAGGCCCAATACGTCTACCATGACCTCAAGAGCTCAGAGCCTAACAAAGGGAGGCCTGCTGTCAGGGTCTCACCCTGGATGTAACAACCCAATTAGGCTAGCAAGGGGGAGTGAGAGGAGAAAGAATCCCTCAGAAACTCCCAAACTGGGCGCTGGCAAGTCCACAGTGACACTGGGCCCCATGCGACAAGACAGACGCAGTTTTGGGGAAGTGACTGTTTCAGCCTGACCAGCGGGACGCCCAGAGGAGGGCCCTGCATTCTGCCGGAGGGAGGGTCCCTTTCAGCGCGTCTTGGATATGGGGATCTTCAAAACCCTCACACCATTTGACCCAGGGAGGCCACTCCTTAAGTGACCCTTGGGAAGCAATCCCAGTGATGAGTGAAGATTTATGTACAATAAAAATCCAAATGAGGGAAAACGAGCAATCATCTGACTGCCCAACCAAGAAGAaatctttaagtaaaaataaaataccatgatgaaatactataaaaatctcatttttaaagattaattacATCACCATGTGTTCATAATATGTTCACTGAATCAGGCAGGGGACAAAACGTAGTCCACGTGTTTAGGGAATTCGTACGTGTACCTATGTCTAGAACAAAGACTGATGAAAGAGAGCAGCATTTGATAGCAGCTGCCTCTGGGTGGTGAGATACTGGTTGGTGATTTTTATGATATTcttatgcttttctgtatttttcaaaacttcTAAAATGCTTTTGAGTTCTTTTGACaacagaacaaaaataataaacatcattTTTGAAAGGCTGAACTAGCTGTCAAGAGAGCCAAATTCTTTGCCTGGCCCCATGCCAGCTTGCTATGTGACCAGGAGCTTGTCGCCTTAGATTTCCTGAGCCTGGgtctcctcacctgtgaaatgagaatCATCACCTGCTTCATGGGACGCTGTGTGGATCTAACAAGACCAAGAGAGTGCTCTGTGGCTCGAAAAAATGTCCTGACACCGTGACACAGACCTGGACACATGCCCCGAGCCTCCGTGTGCCCCCAGCCCCATCATCCCACCCGATGCTTGTCTGGTTCTTACCTGTGGTGAAGGGCAGGGTCCTGGCGGGGGTCTCTGAGCTGGGCAGGACGCGGGCCTGGCTGGCAGGCTCTGGGGTTGGCAGTGAGGCAGGCGCAGCTGGGGACGACTGAGCCCTGGACAGGGGCCGGTGACTGCCCTGGGCCAGGGGAAGCAGCACAGAGTCCCCAGTGCTGCCCCGGGGGAGCCGCCCAGCCAGTCGCTGATGGTCCCAGAGGAACACCTGAGGGACACAGGGGCCCTCAGTCCCCAGGTGCTCAGGAtcctctgccctctgcttctGCCCAAGGTCTTGGGAACCTCTAGGCAGGCCCCTCTTTGGAGAGATTCCAGGATGCATCTAGCCTTGCCTCCCAGCAGGACTCTGGCCTTTGACTATCTGAGCCCCTTGTCCCACCAGCTCCCCCAAGGTCTGCACCCCAGACTGACCACCCCATTCCACCAGAGCTCCCTGGGCCCACGGGACTCCAAAGCCAGAACCCAGGTGAAGGGCCTCGAGCCCAGCTCTGACCAGGGTCTCCTCGTCTCCAAGGACTATTGGACTGCCCAAGGACATGGGGACCTGGGGGAGCCACTGCACATGGGTCGTCTGCTACCACATGTTATGGGCTGAAATGCGTCCCCCTCCCACTTCATATTGATGAAGgaaatcctaacctccagtacctcagcATGTGACCCTATTTGAAGATAGGGTCTTTATAGAGGTaaccaagttaaaatgaggtcatgagggtgagcCTTAATGCAATACAACTCttgtccttataaaaaaggggAAATGTGAACACAGATGTGGACAAAAGGAAGACAGGTGAAGACACAcggagaaggcggccatctacaagccaaggagagagcctGGAAcagctccttccctcacagccctcagaaggaaccaaccctgacAACACCTAgacttcagacttctagcctccacagCTGTGAGACAAGTTTCTGTCGTTTCAGCCGCCTAGTCTGTGGTgcttgtcacagcagccctaaCGAATCAATTCCCATGGCCTGACTCACACGCGGAGAGCGCTCCGAGGGAACGTGGTTCTGCTCCACTTCCTGCCCTCACCACCTGCCTGGAGACAGCACAGCCActcacagagcagaagtactaGGACAGACATGTGTGTGGCCCTGTGAAAGGCCAGCCTCACTGCTGGACAATGGACGTGGCTTCACCCCGAGGCTGGCAGGCTGCTGGAATGCACATGTATGTGTGAgcgtgtgcatgtatgcatgcaCCTACGTGTGGATCTAGAAGGCAACCATGGGTCTCAAAGCTGTCCCCTGTACTGATAGCCTatctccctcctctccatttGCGCCAGGCCCCACAGTCTCCTGACCATGCCTTCCAAGAGACACCTGGGCACTGCCATACCTGTTGGTGCTGCTGGAGAGGAACAGGGCCCCTGGCCTCATGGTGCCCATGGCTCGACTCCCTGTGTTCCAGGCCGTCATCCCCCACCGGCCCCACTCCCCCACCATCCGTCTCTAGGTCCTCAGCCGAGGGAATCTGCCGCAGTCGGGGCTTCTCACTCTTGGctggcctctggggaggggagatgcCCGCTGAGAAGCCATGCTGGTGTGCAGGCTGTGGGCTGGGACATGTGGGCTTGGCGGGGTGGCCGCTCATCTTGGTGGGACTCCAGTGGCCATGCAGCTCTTGGCCTCCAGGAGCCACACCCTCTCTCTAGCCCTCTAGGTCCCTGCCCGTCCTAAGCCTCCTTTCTTCTTTCGGTCCCCAGGGCCCCAGTTCCGcagctcctccccacctccttcccccgTTCTCCTCACCTTGGTCAGCTGGATGTGAGGTTTGAGTCGCTCCAGGCggggctgcagggggcccagCGGTGGGGGGGCGGTGGCGCTTGGGGGCAGGGGCTCTGAGCGGGTCCGGCTCAGCGGCCTGTGGAGGCCTGACCCGGAGAGCCGTTCGGTGGTCAGGAAGGACTGGGCAAAGTGGAAGGGCAGGGGCCCAAGCCCGGGCACTGGAAAGAATGGTCGGTGGGGCATAAGGAAGGAACCAGAGGGAGGAATGAGAGGAAGcaggggcgtggggtggggggcagggactCAGCAGGGAGATGCACTGGATGGggggctgcagagggagggggcaggaagcaCGGGACCCTTCCCAAGTTGGACCCTCAGCAGGAGGCAGGGTCCAACTCCTCCCCTGGAGAAGCAGTGGGACTCACCAGTCAGCAGGGGTGCGTGAGGGGCTGAGGGATCCAGGAGGAGAATGGGCTGCAGGCGAGAGGGCAAGGGGCCCCCAGCCTCAGGCTCCAGGCCatggggcaggaagaggggagCATGGGGGCTCCCCAGGACTGGCCCCCGAGGGCCCAGAGTTAGATGGGTCCTGTGGTCACCATCCGcctgggggagaggtggggagaagtCACAGGGGAGAAGATTCGGGCAGAGAGAACATGAAGGTGATGGGGTGAGGCTGTAGGAGAAGAGGGCAAAAGAAGCCGGGAGCTCGGAGTGGGGGAGGGCGCCTCAGCCACTCACCCTGGCAGGGGCGGGCAGCCCCAGCGTGATTGCGGGCAGCAAGGACACTGTCGGCAAGGCGAACGGGGCCACAGAGGTCTCCTGCAGCCGCAGCCGCTGGCCCAAGAGCGCCTGCCAtggggagcagggcagggtcACTGGTCCCAGACCTCTCCCCTGGGCATGCCTTCCCCGGAACACCCAGGAGGCTCAGGCGGGCGCGGTTCAGACCCTGTGGCCCCGCCTGCTCAGGGCCGCTTGCTGAGAAGAAGGCTGAGCCTCAGCACTGCCCTGGAGAGCCCAGCCGGCAGGCCTTACCTCTGTGCCCAGGCCGGGGCCGGGGCCATGCTCGCTGTCATTGGGGGAGCTGCACCCCGAGGCTGGCGTGCTGCTGCTACTCGGGGAGGAGtctgagggtggggagagggaagctCAGTCAGAGCCCAGGCTCCTGTCCAGACACCCAGGAACAAACCCCTTCCCCATGGGTGGCCTCTGCTTCCTGCTTTCTTCCcagaaaggcagggagaaggcAGGCCACCACTAGACTCCAGTGCCTTCTGACACTTTTTTTTAAGGTGTCCCTTCTGCGCAGACATCAGCTCAGCCAACAGAGCAGTGGCTGGCTTTCAGCTCCAATTTGTCCCTCTGGTGAGTGCGGAGGACACACCCTGTGCAACCACACACGCAGCCCTGCAGGGGACCCCTGTCTGGGTGGGACCTGACGCAAAGAGACCACACCAGCCACACCAGCCACCCCTCGCCACCCCGCTGGCCCTCACCACCGAGGGTCTCTGCAGGCCGGCGCCGGAGACTGGGCGGGGCGCTCTCCTTTCTGAGCAGCGGATTCTTCCTCCGCTCCAGTGACTTCTTGGGCTTGTAGCGCAGCTTCAGGTTGGGCTCCGAGACTACGAGAGCACCCGTGTTACTGGGCCCCACAGCCACCTTCCTCCTTTCTGCCCATTAGCCCTCTTTCCCTGTCATCACTGAGTTAAGGCAAGAGAAGGCAGTGCcagagagaaaaccagaaaactgCCCATGTGCTGACTTTCCCCCTCCTAGCCCGGCCCTCCCTCTCCTCCGCACTCCTGACCCCGGCCAAGGCCCTTCCCCTTAACTCCCCGGGAGGTCCCCACCTGCCTGTGCCACTCACCTGTCTTACGCAGAGGGAAGTGTTCTGGGGGGTCACTGGGCAGGCTGGGAACGGGAGGCAGAAAGCTGCTGAGCATGGAGCGGGCGGCACCTTCCGTCTCCAAGGGCTCAAGAGTTCTGTGGAGTGAGTGCCAAGGCTGCTTCAGTGGGGTGGGGATGCCCAGAGACCTGGCAGCCATCTCATTCCGCACAGGCTCCTTCCCAAGCAGGGGCCCTGGGACCTGCTAGGGGAGTCGGCAGTGCACAGGCCTGGCAGTAGGGGGCCATCTCCAGGTGGCAGCATTGGGTCACTCATCCTACCAGCAGCCCACAATACAGACCTCTGATATGGGCATAGGAGCCAGGGTCCCAGGCTTGGGTGAGGCCCAGAGACACTGGGGACTCTGTC
This genomic interval carries:
- the HDAC7 gene encoding histone deacetylase 7 isoform X11, whose protein sequence is MDLRVGQRPTVEPPPEPTLLALQHPPRLHHHLFLTGLQPQRSAEPMRVGQQEQELRQLLHKDKSKRSAVASSVVKQKLAEVILKKQQAALERTVHPNSPSIPYRTLEPLETEGAARSMLSSFLPPVPSLPSDPPEHFPLRKTVSEPNLKLRYKPKKSLERRKNPLLRKESAPPSLRRRPAETLGDSSPSSSSTPASGCSSPNDSEHGPGPGLGTEALLGQRLRLQETSVAPFALPTVSLLPAITLGLPAPARADGDHRTHLTLGPRGPVLGSPHAPLFLPHGLEPEAGGPLPSRLQPILLLDPSAPHAPLLTVPGLGPLPFHFAQSFLTTERLSGSGLHRPLSRTRSEPLPPSATAPPPLGPLQPRLERLKPHIQLTKRPAKSEKPRLRQIPSAEDLETDGGGVGPVGDDGLEHRESSHGHHEARGPVPLQQHQQVFLWDHQRLAGRLPRGSTGDSVLLPLAQGSHRPLSRAQSSPAAPASLPTPEPASQARVLPSSETPARTLPFTTGLVYDSVMLKHQCSCGDNSRHPEHAGRIQSIWSRLQERGLRSQCECLRGRKASLEELQSVHSERHVLLYGTNPLSRLKLDNGKLAGLLAQRMFVMLPCGGVGVDTDTIWNELHSSNAARWAAGSVTDLAFKVASRELKNGFAVVRPPGHHADHSTAMGFCFFNSVAIACRQLQQQGKASKILIVDWDVHHGNGTQQTFYQDPSVLYISLHRHDDGNFFPGSGAVDEVGAGSGEGFNVNVAWAGGLDPPMGDPEYLAAFRIVVMPVAREFSPDLVLVSAGFDAAEGHPAPLGGYHVSAKCFGYMTQQLMSLAGGAVVLALEGGHDLTAICDASEACVAALLGNKVDPLSEEGWKQKPNLNAIRSLEAVIRVHSKYWGCMQRLASCPDSWVPRLPGADAEEVEAVTALASLSVGILAEERPSKQLVEEEEPMNL
- the HDAC7 gene encoding histone deacetylase 7 isoform X21 produces the protein MDLRVGQRPTVEPPPEPTLLALQHPPRLHHHLFLTGLQPQRSAEPMRLSMDAPMPELQVGQQEQELRQLLHKDKSKRSAVASSVVKQKLAEVILKKQQAALERTVHPNSPSIPYRTLEPLETEGAARSMLSSFLPPVPSLPSDPPEHFPLRKTVSEPNLKLRYKPKKSLERRKNPLLRKESAPPSLRRRPAETLGDSSPSSSSTPASGCSSPNDSEHGPGPGLGTEADGDHRTHLTLGPRGPVLGSPHAPLFLPHGLEPEAGGPLPSRLQPILLLDPSAPHAPLLTVPGLGPLPFHFAQSFLTTERLSGSGLHRPLSRTRSEPLPPSATAPPPLGPLQPRLERLKPHIQLTKRPAKSEKPRLRQIPSAEDLETDGGGVGPVGDDGLEHRESSHGHHEARGPVPLQQHQQVFLWDHQRLAGRLPRGSTGDSVLLPLAQGSHRPLSRAQSSPAAPASLPTPEPASQARVLPSSETPARTLPFTTGLVYDSVMLKHQCSCGDNSRHPEHAGRIQSIWSRLQERGLRSQCECLRGRKASLEELQSVHSERHVLLYGTNPLSRLKLDNGKLAGLLAQRMFVMLPCGGVGVDTDTIWNELHSSNAARWAAGSVTDLAFKVASRELKNGFAVVRPPGHHADHSTAMGFCFFNSVAIACRQLQQQGKASKILIVDWDVHHGNGTQQTFYQDPSVLYISLHRHDDGNFFPGSGAVDEVGAGSGEGFNVNVAWAGGLDPPMGDPEYLAAFRIVVMPVAREFSPDLVLVSAGFDAAEGHPAPLGGYHVSAKCFGYMTQQLMSLAGGAVVLALEGGHDLTAICDASEACVAALLGNKVDPLSEEGWKQKPNLNAIRSLEAVIRVHSKYWGCMQRLASCPDSWVPRLPGADAEEVEAVTALASLSVGILAEERPSKQLVEEEEPMNL
- the HDAC7 gene encoding histone deacetylase 7 isoform X12, translating into MHSPGAGCPRPRADTPGPQPQPMDLRVGQRPTVEPPPEPTLLALQHPPRLHHHLFLTGLQPQRSAEPMRLSMDAPMPELQVGQQEQELRQLLHKDKSKRSAVASSVVKQKLAEVILKKQQAALERTVHPNSPSIPYRTLEPLETEGAARSMLSSFLPPVPSLPSDPPEHFPLRKTVSEPNLKLRYKPKKSLERRKNPLLRKESAPPSLRRRPAETLGDSSPSSSSTPASGCSSPNDSEHGPGPGLGTEADGDHRTHLTLGPRGPVLGSPHAPLFLPHGLEPEAGGPLPSRLQPILLLDPSAPHAPLLTVPGLGPLPFHFAQSFLTTERLSGSGLHRPLSRTRSEPLPPSATAPPPLGPLQPRLERLKPHIQLTKRPAKSEKPRLRQIPSAEDLETDGGGVGPVGDDGLEHRESSHGHHEARGPVPLQQHQQVFLWDHQRLAGRLPRGSTGDSVLLPLAQGSHRPLSRAQSSPAAPASLPTPEPASQARVLPSSETPARTLPFTTGLVYDSVMLKHQCSCGDNSRHPEHAGRIQSIWSRLQERGLRSQCECLRGRKASLEELQSVHSERHVLLYGTNPLSRLKLDNGKLAGLLAQRMFVMLPCGGVGVDTDTIWNELHSSNAARWAAGSVTDLAFKVASRELKNGFAVVRPPGHHADHSTAMGFCFFNSVAIACRQLQQQGKASKILIVDWDVHHGNGTQQTFYQDPSVLYISLHRHDDGNFFPGSGAVDEVGAGSGEGFNVNVAWAGGLDPPMGDPEYLAAFRIVVMPVAREFSPDLVLVSAGFDAAEGHPAPLGGYHVSAKCFGYMTQQLMSLAGGAVVLALEGGHDLTAICDASEACVAALLGNKVDPLSEEGWKQKPNLNAIRSLEAVIRVHSKYWGCMQRLASCPDSWVPRLPGADAEEVEAVTALASLSVGILAEERPSKQLVEEEEPMNL
- the HDAC7 gene encoding histone deacetylase 7 isoform X18; translated protein: MGCPRPRADTPGPQPQPMDLRVGQRPTVEPPPEPTLLALQHPPRLHHHLFLTGLQPQRSAEPMRVGQQEQELRQLLHKDKSKRSAVASSVVKQKLAEVILKKQQAALERTVHPNSPSIPYRTLEPLETEGAARSMLSSFLPPVPSLPSDPPEHFPLRKTVSEPNLKLRYKPKKSLERRKNPLLRKESAPPSLRRRPAETLGDSSPSSSSTPASGCSSPNDSEHGPGPGLGTEADGDHRTHLTLGPRGPVLGSPHAPLFLPHGLEPEAGGPLPSRLQPILLLDPSAPHAPLLTVPGLGPLPFHFAQSFLTTERLSGSGLHRPLSRTRSEPLPPSATAPPPLGPLQPRLERLKPHIQLTKRPAKSEKPRLRQIPSAEDLETDGGGVGPVGDDGLEHRESSHGHHEARGPVPLQQHQQVFLWDHQRLAGRLPRGSTGDSVLLPLAQGSHRPLSRAQSSPAAPASLPTPEPASQARVLPSSETPARTLPFTTGLVYDSVMLKHQCSCGDNSRHPEHAGRIQSIWSRLQERGLRSQCECLRGRKASLEELQSVHSERHVLLYGTNPLSRLKLDNGKLAGLLAQRMFVMLPCGGVGVDTDTIWNELHSSNAARWAAGSVTDLAFKVASRELKNGFAVVRPPGHHADHSTAMGFCFFNSVAIACRQLQQQGKASKILIVDWDVHHGNGTQQTFYQDPSVLYISLHRHDDGNFFPGSGAVDEVGAGSGEGFNVNVAWAGGLDPPMGDPEYLAAFRIVVMPVAREFSPDLVLVSAGFDAAEGHPAPLGGYHVSAKCFGYMTQQLMSLAGGAVVLALEGGHDLTAICDASEACVAALLGNKVDPLSEEGWKQKPNLNAIRSLEAVIRVHSKYWGCMQRLASCPDSWVPRLPGADAEEVEAVTALASLSVGILAEERPSKQLVEEEEPMNL
- the HDAC7 gene encoding histone deacetylase 7 isoform X6, yielding MGCPRPRADTPGPQPQPMDLRVGQRPTVEPPPEPTLLALQHPPRLHHHLFLTGLQPQRSAEPMRVGQQEQELRQLLHKDKSKRSAVASSVVKQKLAEVILKKQQAALERTVHPNSPSIPYRTLEPLETEGAARSMLSSFLPPVPSLPSDPPEHFPLRKTVSEPNLKLRYKPKKSLERRKNPLLRKESAPPSLRRRPAETLGDSSPSSSSTPASGCSSPNDSEHGPGPGLGTEALLGQRLRLQETSVAPFALPTVSLLPAITLGLPAPARADGDHRTHLTLGPRGPVLGSPHAPLFLPHGLEPEAGGPLPSRLQPILLLDPSAPHAPLLTVPGLGPLPFHFAQSFLTTERLSGSGLHRPLSRTRSEPLPPSATAPPPLGPLQPRLERLKPHIQLTKRPAKSEKPRLRQIPSAEDLETDGGGVGPVGDDGLEHRESSHGHHEARGPVPLQQHQQVFLWDHQRLAGRLPRGSTGDSVLLPLAQGSHRPLSRAQSSPAAPASLPTPEPASQARVLPSSETPARTLPFTTGLVYDSVMLKHQCSCGDNSRHPEHAGRIQSIWSRLQERGLRSQCECLRGRKASLEELQSVHSERHVLLYGTNPLSRLKLDNGKLAGLLAQRMFVMLPCGGVGVDTDTIWNELHSSNAARWAAGSVTDLAFKVASRELKNGFAVVRPPGHHADHSTAMGFCFFNSVAIACRQLQQQGKASKILIVDWDVHHGNGTQQTFYQDPSVLYISLHRHDDGNFFPGSGAVDEVGAGSGEGFNVNVAWAGGLDPPMGDPEYLAAFRIVVMPVAREFSPDLVLVSAGFDAAEGHPAPLGGYHVSAKCFGYMTQQLMSLAGGAVVLALEGGHDLTAICDASEACVAALLGNKVDPLSEEGWKQKPNLNAIRSLEAVIRVHSKYWGCMQRLASCPDSWVPRLPGADAEEVEAVTALASLSVGILAEERPSKQLVEEEEPMNL
- the HDAC7 gene encoding histone deacetylase 7 isoform X28 produces the protein MHSPGAGCPRPRADTPGPQPQPMDLRVGQRPTVEPPPEPTLLALQHPPRLHHHLFLTGLQPQRSAEPMRVGQQEQELRQLLHKDKSKRSAVASSVVKQKLAEVILKKQQAALERTVHPNSPSIPYRTLEPLETEGAARSMLSSFLPPVPSLPSDPPEHFPLRKTVSEPNLKLRYKPKKSLERRKNPLLRKESAPPSLRRRPAETLGDSSPSSSSTPASGCSSPNDSEHGPGPGLGTEADGDHRTHLTLGPRGPVLGSPHAPLFLPHGLEPEAGGPLPSRLQPILLLDPSAPHAPLLTVPGLGPLPFHFAQSFLTTERLSGSGLHRPLSRTRSEPLPPSATAPPPLGPLQPRLERLKPHIQLTKVFLWDHQRLAGRLPRGSTGDSVLLPLAQGSHRPLSRAQSSPAAPASLPTPEPASQARVLPSSETPARTLPFTTGLVYDSVMLKHQCSCGDNSRHPEHAGRIQSIWSRLQERGLRSQCECLRGRKASLEELQSVHSERHVLLYGTNPLSRLKLDNGKLAGLLAQRMFVMLPCGGVGVDTDTIWNELHSSNAARWAAGSVTDLAFKVASRELKNGFAVVRPPGHHADHSTAMGFCFFNSVAIACRQLQQQGKASKILIVDWDVHHGNGTQQTFYQDPSVLYISLHRHDDGNFFPGSGAVDEVGAGSGEGFNVNVAWAGGLDPPMGDPEYLAAFRIVVMPVAREFSPDLVLVSAGFDAAEGHPAPLGGYHVSAKCFGYMTQQLMSLAGGAVVLALEGGHDLTAICDASEACVAALLGNKVDPLSEEGWKQKPNLNAIRSLEAVIRVHSKYWGCMQRLASCPDSWVPRLPGADAEEVEAVTALASLSVGILAEERPSKQLVEEEEPMNL
- the HDAC7 gene encoding histone deacetylase 7 isoform X2; protein product: MHSPGAGCPRPRADTPGPQPQPMDLRVGQRPTVEPPPEPTLLALQHPPRLHHHLFLTGLQPQRSAEPMRLSMDAPMPELQVGQQEQELRQLLHKDKSKRSAVASSVVKQKLAEVILKKQQAALERTVHPNSPSIPYRTLEPLETEGAARSMLSSFLPPVPSLPSDPPEHFPLRKTVSEPNLKLRYKPKKSLERRKNPLLRKESAPPSLRRRPAETLGDSSPSSSSTPASGCSSPNDSEHGPGPGLGTEALLGQRLRLQETSVAPFALPTVSLLPAITLGLPAPARADGDHRTHLTLGPRGPVLGSPHAPLFLPHGLEPEAGGPLPSRLQPILLLDPSAPHAPLLTVPGLGPLPFHFAQSFLTTERLSGSGLHRPLSRTRSEPLPPSATAPPPLGPLQPRLERLKPHIQLTKRPAKSEKPRLRQIPSAEDLETDGGGVGPVGDDGLEHRESSHGHHEARGPVPLQQHQQVFLWDHQRLAGRLPRGSTGDSVLLPLAQGSHRPLSRAQSSPAAPASLPTPEPASQARVLPSSETPARTLPFTTGLVYDSVMLKHQCSCGDNSRHPEHAGRIQSIWSRLQERGLRSQCECLRGRKASLEELQSVHSERHVLLYGTNPLSRLKLDNGKLAGLLAQRMFVMLPCGGVGVDTDTIWNELHSSNAARWAAGSVTDLAFKVASRELKNGFAVVRPPGHHADHSTAMGFCFFNSVAIACRQLQQQGKASKILIVDWDVHHGNGTQQTFYQDPSVLYISLHRHDDGNFFPGSGAVDEVGAGSGEGFNVNVAWAGGLDPPMGDPEYLAAFRIVVMPVAREFSPDLVLVSAGFDAAEGHPAPLGGYHVSAKCFGYMTQQLMSLAGGAVVLALEGGHDLTAICDASEACVAALLGNKVDPLSEEGWKQKPNLNAIRSLEAVIRVHSKYWGCMQRLASCPDSWVPRLPGADAEEVEAVTALASLSVGILAEERPSKQLVEEEEPMNL